From a single Streptomyces misionensis genomic region:
- a CDS encoding FAD-dependent monooxygenase, whose product MTSHAHETSSPRLPVIVAGAGIGGLTAAIALRRAGVPVRVYERASRLRAAGSGLSVMSNAVAALASLGIDLHLSKRGRNIETFRILDETGDLIREQPLKAVTDALGVPSVCVTRADLQDALLAEAAGIPLALGHTVAGYEPGPDGVTVRFENGASVRGSALIGADGLHSAVRRGLVGAEETRDSGYVCWLAVTPFARPHLPAGYVGHYWGAGRRFGLIDVGHGRYYWWGTKNMPAERSRHWDGDKTEILDTYAGWADEVCDIVRATPMESVLAVPSHDRPFLERWGEGPVTLLGDAAHPMLTSLGQGSAMAIEDAVVLAGCLGASRDDPAAAFRRYEDLRRERVRGVVAASRSVSEMEQLEDPVARRRRDDALRHADEGELREQLLGLLRWPASPSA is encoded by the coding sequence ATGACATCCCACGCGCACGAGACGTCGTCCCCCCGTCTGCCGGTCATCGTCGCCGGGGCCGGTATCGGCGGACTGACCGCCGCCATCGCCCTGCGCCGTGCCGGGGTCCCCGTCCGCGTCTACGAGCGGGCCTCCCGGCTGCGCGCGGCGGGCTCGGGACTGTCCGTGATGAGCAACGCCGTCGCCGCGCTGGCGTCGCTGGGCATCGATCTGCACCTGTCCAAGCGCGGCCGGAACATCGAGACGTTCCGCATCCTCGACGAGACCGGTGACCTGATCCGGGAGCAGCCGCTGAAGGCGGTCACGGACGCGCTCGGCGTGCCGTCGGTGTGCGTGACCCGCGCCGACCTCCAGGACGCCCTGCTGGCCGAGGCCGCCGGGATCCCGCTGGCCCTGGGCCACACGGTGGCCGGGTACGAGCCGGGGCCCGACGGGGTCACCGTGCGCTTCGAGAACGGCGCGTCGGTGCGGGGCAGCGCGCTGATCGGCGCGGACGGGCTGCACTCCGCAGTCCGCCGCGGCCTCGTCGGCGCCGAGGAGACCCGGGACAGCGGCTACGTCTGCTGGCTGGCCGTCACCCCGTTCGCGCGGCCGCACCTCCCGGCGGGCTACGTGGGCCACTACTGGGGTGCCGGCCGCAGGTTCGGCCTGATCGACGTCGGCCACGGCCGCTACTACTGGTGGGGCACGAAGAACATGCCCGCCGAGCGGTCCCGCCACTGGGACGGCGACAAGACCGAGATCCTGGACACGTACGCGGGCTGGGCCGACGAGGTGTGCGACATCGTCCGCGCGACCCCGATGGAGTCGGTGCTCGCGGTGCCCTCGCACGACCGGCCGTTCCTGGAGCGCTGGGGCGAGGGCCCGGTCACCCTCCTCGGAGACGCCGCGCACCCGATGCTGACGAGCCTCGGGCAGGGTTCGGCGATGGCGATCGAGGACGCGGTCGTCCTGGCCGGCTGCCTCGGTGCTTCCCGCGACGACCCGGCCGCCGCGTTCCGCCGCTACGAGGATCTGCGGCGCGAACGGGTCCGCGGGGTGGTGGCGGCCTCCCGGTCGGTCAGCGAGATGGAGCAGCTGGAGGACCCGGTGGCCCGGCGCCGCCGGGACGACGCGCTGCGCCACGCCGACGAGGGCGAACTGCGGGAGCAGTTGCTCGGGTTGCTGCGCTGGCCCGCGTCGCCGTCGGCCTGA
- a CDS encoding metallophosphoesterase produces the protein MTDTSSTRPAEGEAQAPRRRRPPRLVRYIPMIAPVLLWAVPCGVLLYTGQHWPAPVTPVGTALFVLGLVGMPLAMARGHGRRQQDRAAIVGDALLGTSWVLFTWSVLLGVLLRAALALAGVGEGQDRARIVTWAVLGISAVLLGWGYAEARRVPRVRRLDVRLPRLGAGLDGTRVVLVTDTHYGPLDRARWSARVCETVNALEADLVCHTGDIADGTAERRRAQAAPLATVRATRARVYVTGNHEYYSEAQGWVDLMDELGWEPLRNRHLLLERGGDTLVVAGVDDVTAESSGLPGHRAHLAEALNGADPDLPVLLLAHQPKFVDRAAAAGVDLQLSGHTHGGQIWPFHHLVRIDQPALAGLSRHGARTLLYTSRGTGFWGPPFRVFAPSEITLLVLRSPHPPTSR, from the coding sequence GTGACCGACACCAGCAGCACCCGGCCCGCGGAGGGCGAGGCGCAAGCGCCGCGACGGCGCCGACCGCCCCGCCTGGTGCGGTACATCCCCATGATCGCCCCCGTCCTGCTGTGGGCCGTGCCCTGCGGGGTGCTCCTGTACACCGGCCAGCACTGGCCGGCGCCCGTCACGCCGGTCGGCACCGCCCTGTTCGTCCTCGGTCTCGTCGGCATGCCGCTCGCGATGGCGCGCGGCCACGGCCGGCGCCAGCAGGACCGGGCGGCGATCGTCGGCGACGCCCTGCTGGGCACCAGCTGGGTCCTGTTCACCTGGTCCGTTCTGCTCGGCGTCCTGCTGCGGGCCGCCCTGGCCCTGGCCGGCGTCGGCGAGGGCCAGGACCGGGCCCGCATCGTCACCTGGGCCGTCCTCGGCATATCCGCCGTACTGCTCGGCTGGGGGTACGCCGAGGCGCGCCGCGTGCCACGCGTGCGCCGGCTCGACGTGCGGCTCCCGCGCCTGGGTGCCGGGCTGGACGGCACCCGCGTCGTCCTCGTCACCGACACCCACTACGGCCCGCTCGACCGGGCCCGCTGGTCGGCACGGGTGTGCGAGACGGTGAACGCTCTGGAAGCCGACCTGGTCTGCCACACCGGCGACATCGCGGACGGCACGGCCGAACGCCGCCGCGCCCAGGCCGCCCCGCTCGCCACCGTGCGGGCGACCCGGGCCCGGGTGTACGTCACCGGGAACCACGAGTACTACAGCGAGGCCCAGGGCTGGGTCGACCTGATGGACGAACTGGGCTGGGAGCCGCTGCGCAACCGCCATCTGCTGCTCGAACGCGGCGGCGACACCCTCGTGGTGGCCGGTGTGGACGACGTCACCGCCGAGTCCTCCGGTCTGCCGGGCCACCGCGCCCACCTCGCCGAAGCCCTGAACGGCGCCGACCCCGACCTGCCCGTCCTTCTCCTGGCGCACCAGCCGAAGTTCGTCGACCGGGCGGCGGCCGCGGGCGTCGACCTCCAGCTCTCCGGCCACACCCACGGCGGCCAGATCTGGCCCTTCCACCACCTGGTCCGCATCGACCAGCCCGCCCTCGCCGGCCTCAGCCGGCACGGCGCCCGCACCCTTCTCTACACCAGCCGCGGCACCGGCTTCTGGGGCCCGCCGTTCCGCGTCTTCGCCCCCAGCGAGATCACCCTGCTCGTCCTGCGCTCCCCCCACCCGCCCACCTCGCGGTAG
- a CDS encoding DEAD/DEAH box helicase encodes MSESARARTRRPDDAPGATTSAVPEAASFDGLGLPAEILRVLREQGVTVPFPIQAAALPHALAGRDVLGRGRTGSGKTLAFGLGMLARTAGRRAQPKEPLALVLVPTRELAQQVGEALTPYAEALRLRLATVVGGVSVGRQAAVLRDGAEIVVATPGRLHDLVERGSCRLGRVRIVVLDEADQMCDMGFLPQVTEILDQVRADGQRMLFSATLDRDVDQLVRDYLRDPAVHSVDPSSGAVSALDHHVLVVHGPDRYAVTTEIAARDGRVLLFLDTKHGVDQLTRHLRAGGVAAAALHSGKSQPQRTRTLAQFKEGQVTALVATNVAARGLHVDDLDLVVNVDPATDPKDYLHRAGRTARAGRSGTVVTLVLSGQRRETSQVLADAGVTPQVTKVRSGEAELSRITGAKAPSGKPLDGGPAAPRPKNHNAPFRGLGSTKAAKGGSGGRPSRRTSEARKLAEAQRAARVRRGG; translated from the coding sequence GTGAGCGAATCAGCACGTGCGCGTACCCGGCGGCCGGACGACGCGCCGGGCGCCACCACTTCGGCAGTGCCCGAGGCGGCGTCCTTCGACGGGCTGGGACTGCCGGCCGAGATCCTGCGGGTGCTCCGCGAGCAGGGTGTGACGGTGCCCTTCCCCATCCAGGCGGCGGCGCTGCCGCACGCGCTCGCGGGACGGGACGTCCTCGGCCGGGGCCGCACCGGATCGGGCAAGACGCTCGCCTTCGGCCTGGGGATGCTCGCCCGTACGGCCGGGCGGCGCGCCCAGCCGAAGGAGCCGCTCGCGCTCGTCCTGGTGCCCACCAGGGAGCTGGCGCAGCAGGTCGGCGAGGCGCTCACCCCGTACGCCGAGGCGCTGCGGCTGCGGCTCGCGACCGTGGTGGGCGGAGTGTCCGTCGGACGGCAGGCCGCCGTGCTGCGGGACGGCGCGGAGATCGTCGTCGCCACGCCCGGCCGGCTGCACGACCTCGTCGAGCGCGGGAGCTGCCGACTGGGACGGGTGCGGATCGTGGTCCTGGACGAGGCCGACCAGATGTGCGACATGGGGTTCCTGCCGCAGGTCACCGAGATCCTGGACCAGGTGCGTGCCGACGGGCAGCGGATGCTGTTCTCCGCCACCCTCGACCGCGACGTCGACCAGCTGGTCCGGGACTACCTGCGTGACCCCGCCGTGCACTCCGTGGACCCCTCGTCCGGCGCGGTCTCCGCCCTCGACCACCACGTCCTCGTCGTGCATGGCCCGGACCGGTACGCCGTGACCACGGAGATCGCCGCCCGGGACGGCCGCGTCCTGCTGTTCCTGGACACCAAGCACGGCGTCGACCAGCTCACCCGGCACCTGCGGGCCGGCGGGGTGGCCGCCGCCGCGCTGCACAGCGGCAAGTCCCAGCCGCAGCGCACCCGCACCCTGGCCCAGTTCAAGGAAGGGCAGGTCACCGCGCTGGTGGCGACGAACGTCGCCGCCCGCGGCCTGCACGTCGACGACCTCGACCTCGTGGTCAACGTCGACCCGGCCACCGATCCGAAGGACTATCTGCACCGCGCGGGCCGCACGGCCCGGGCCGGCCGCTCCGGCACCGTCGTGACCCTCGTCCTGTCGGGACAGCGCCGCGAGACGAGCCAGGTCCTGGCGGACGCCGGCGTCACCCCCCAGGTCACCAAAGTGCGCTCCGGTGAGGCGGAACTGAGCCGGATCACCGGCGCCAAGGCCCCCTCCGGCAAGCCCCTCGACGGCGGGCCGGCCGCACCGCGCCCCAAGAACCACAACGCCCCCTTCCGCGGCCTCGGCAGCACCAAGGCCGCGAAGGGCGGCTCCGGCGGCAGGCCGTCCCGCAGGACCAGCGAGGCCCGCAAGCTCGCGGAGGCCCAGAGGGCGGCGAGGGTGCGCCGCGGCGGCTGA
- a CDS encoding chloramphenicol phosphotransferase CPT family protein codes for MTSGRIIFLNGTSSSGKSSIARELLGILDDGVFFHLAVDGFNAMRSKRELGAEELDAALRRTRMGFHRSIAAMAEVGNDIVVDHVLSEPWRLLDCLTVLRPEDVVFVGVHCPLHELTRRELARGDRTPGTAAHQYDLVHGHGDYDLECDTGTASPRACAQRIKDFLPHRPSPTAFTRLRRRHGLG; via the coding sequence ATGACATCTGGTCGGATCATCTTCCTCAACGGCACCTCCAGCTCGGGGAAGTCGAGCATCGCCCGGGAACTCCTCGGCATCCTGGACGACGGCGTCTTCTTCCACCTCGCGGTCGACGGCTTCAACGCGATGCGCAGCAAGCGGGAGCTCGGGGCCGAGGAACTCGACGCCGCGCTGCGGCGGACCAGGATGGGCTTCCACCGCTCGATCGCGGCCATGGCCGAGGTGGGCAACGACATCGTCGTCGACCACGTGCTCAGCGAGCCCTGGCGGCTGCTCGACTGCCTGACGGTGCTGCGGCCCGAGGACGTCGTGTTCGTCGGCGTGCACTGCCCGCTGCACGAGCTGACCCGCCGCGAGCTGGCCAGGGGCGACCGCACACCGGGCACCGCGGCGCACCAGTACGACCTGGTCCACGGCCATGGCGACTACGACCTGGAGTGCGACACCGGCACGGCGAGTCCGCGCGCGTGCGCACAGCGGATCAAGGATTTCCTCCCGCACCGCCCCAGCCCCACCGCCTTCACCCGCCTCCGCCGACGCCACGGCCTCGGGTAG
- a CDS encoding RBBP9/YdeN family alpha/beta hydrolase: MVAYVVIPGIDGSDERHWQSLWERQWGTSAVRIAPASWSEPDLGDWVEAVGRAYREAVRHDERVVLVAHSLGCWAAAAWLAGNPSSPVAGAFLVAPPDPHGPAFPSAAGTFLTVPARPLPCPALVVGSDDDPYCTPETAAGLADRWEAHWHLAGAYGHLNSASGLGAWPYGRELLDSLIR, encoded by the coding sequence GTGGTCGCGTACGTGGTCATCCCCGGGATCGACGGCTCGGACGAGCGGCACTGGCAGAGCCTGTGGGAGCGGCAGTGGGGGACCTCGGCGGTGCGGATCGCGCCCGCCTCGTGGTCCGAGCCGGACCTCGGGGACTGGGTGGAGGCCGTCGGCAGGGCGTACCGCGAGGCGGTCCGGCACGACGAGCGGGTGGTGCTGGTGGCCCACAGCCTGGGCTGCTGGGCGGCCGCCGCCTGGCTGGCAGGGAACCCGTCGAGTCCGGTCGCCGGAGCTTTCCTGGTCGCGCCGCCGGACCCGCACGGGCCGGCGTTCCCCAGCGCGGCCGGGACCTTTCTGACGGTGCCGGCTCGGCCGCTGCCCTGCCCGGCCCTGGTGGTGGGCAGCGACGACGACCCGTACTGCACCCCCGAGACCGCCGCCGGCCTCGCGGACCGGTGGGAGGCCCACTGGCATCTCGCGGGCGCGTACGGGCACCTGAACTCCGCGAGTGGTCTGGGCGCGTGGCCGTACGGCCGTGAACTCCTGGACTCGCTGATCCGGTGA
- a CDS encoding MBL fold metallo-hydrolase encodes MPSSKPPSPVRGRHLPICRTCAVQYPEPREDCPICLDERQYVGWDGQQWTTLAELRDAGHRGRLEEEGPGVVGIGTTPSVGIGQRALLIRSPGGNVLWDCLGYLDDELAAGIERLGGISAVAVSHPHFYGTMTEWGRAFDAPVYVHAADREWVPRPDGVVEYWSGDTHRIADGLTLINAGTHFAGGTVLHWADDPDGRGALFSGDIFMVVADRRWVSFMYSIPNFVPERPRTIRRALALVEPFEFARVYGAFWGRVVTGGGSEAVRRSAERYLRFALDDGPR; translated from the coding sequence ATGCCGTCGTCGAAACCACCCTCGCCGGTGCGGGGGCGGCACCTGCCGATCTGCCGCACCTGCGCGGTGCAGTACCCGGAACCGCGCGAGGACTGCCCGATCTGCCTGGACGAACGCCAGTACGTCGGCTGGGACGGCCAGCAGTGGACCACCCTCGCCGAACTGCGCGACGCGGGTCACCGCGGCCGGCTGGAGGAAGAGGGTCCCGGGGTGGTCGGCATCGGTACGACGCCGTCCGTGGGGATCGGCCAGCGCGCCCTGCTGATCCGCTCGCCGGGCGGCAACGTGCTGTGGGACTGCCTGGGCTATCTCGACGACGAACTCGCCGCCGGGATCGAGCGGTTGGGCGGGATCAGCGCGGTCGCCGTCAGCCATCCGCACTTCTACGGCACCATGACCGAGTGGGGCCGCGCCTTCGACGCCCCGGTCTACGTCCACGCCGCGGACCGCGAGTGGGTTCCCCGGCCCGACGGGGTGGTCGAGTACTGGTCCGGTGACACCCACCGGATCGCGGACGGACTGACGCTGATCAACGCGGGCACGCACTTCGCCGGGGGCACCGTGCTGCACTGGGCCGACGACCCGGACGGGCGGGGCGCGCTGTTCAGCGGCGACATCTTCATGGTGGTGGCGGACCGCCGGTGGGTGAGCTTCATGTACAGCATCCCGAACTTCGTCCCTGAGCGGCCGCGCACCATCCGCCGCGCGCTCGCCCTGGTCGAACCCTTCGAGTTCGCGCGTGTCTACGGGGCGTTCTGGGGGCGGGTGGTCACGGGCGGCGGGTCGGAGGCCGTCCGCCGCTCCGCGGAGCGCTACCTGCGCTTCGCGCTGGACGACGGCCCCCGCTGA
- a CDS encoding FAD-dependent monooxygenase has product MTADVIIVGGGPNGLMLACELGLAGIRPLVLEQHAEPVAEPKANGLLGQVVRLVDHRGLYEPLSGSAEPPKPNSAYFMFAAMGLDLGLLADSPVFGLAAPQHRIVEVLERRARELGVEIRRGHRVTSVAQDQDGVTVEAEGPDGGRRLRARFVAGADGAHSVIRKLSGIGFPGVSYDRRTNRSAHATVPADWIDPASGALTVPGYGPVLPFLPHRTERGGFSYAPFPGLPPLVSTTEWDQPAGGEPMTLAELRASVHRVLGADVPLGPPAGPGPHVLRRLDGGNTRVAERFRDRRIFLVGDAAHVYASGGGPGLNLGLQDAVNLGWKLAAALHETAPPGLLDTYDTERRQAARRMVLNAQAQSALDALGGDTTALRELFAELLTHEQVVGHLAALVAGSDVRYDMGLTDPHSAVGRFAPELELVTATEKVRLAELARNARPLLLDLTEDQSLAASLAEDGDAVDHVGARRGPQGITGLLVRPDGYVAWAIGSPRPDHAELADLRAAVRRWFRP; this is encoded by the coding sequence GTGACAGCCGACGTGATCATCGTGGGAGGCGGCCCCAACGGGCTGATGCTGGCCTGCGAGCTGGGCCTGGCCGGCATCCGCCCCCTCGTGCTGGAGCAGCACGCGGAGCCCGTCGCCGAGCCCAAGGCCAACGGGCTGCTGGGACAGGTGGTGCGCCTGGTCGACCACCGCGGCCTGTACGAGCCGCTCAGCGGCAGCGCGGAGCCCCCGAAGCCCAACTCCGCCTACTTCATGTTCGCCGCCATGGGCCTCGACCTCGGGCTGCTGGCGGACAGCCCCGTCTTCGGCCTGGCCGCGCCGCAGCACCGCATCGTCGAGGTCCTGGAGCGACGCGCCCGCGAACTCGGCGTCGAGATACGGCGCGGCCACCGGGTCACCTCCGTCGCCCAGGACCAGGACGGCGTCACGGTGGAGGCCGAGGGCCCGGACGGCGGCCGGCGGCTGCGCGCCCGCTTCGTGGCCGGTGCGGACGGCGCGCACAGCGTGATCCGCAAACTGTCCGGGATCGGCTTCCCCGGCGTCAGCTACGACCGGCGCACCAACCGCTCCGCCCACGCCACCGTGCCCGCCGACTGGATCGACCCGGCGAGCGGCGCGCTCACCGTTCCCGGCTACGGGCCGGTGCTGCCCTTCCTGCCGCACCGCACCGAACGAGGAGGCTTCTCGTACGCGCCGTTCCCCGGCCTGCCCCCGCTCGTCAGCACCACCGAGTGGGACCAGCCCGCCGGCGGCGAGCCGATGACCCTGGCGGAGCTGCGGGCGAGCGTCCACCGGGTGCTCGGCGCCGACGTGCCGCTCGGCCCCCCGGCCGGGCCCGGCCCGCATGTGCTGCGGCGGCTGGACGGCGGCAACACCCGGGTCGCCGAACGGTTCCGCGACCGCCGGATCTTCCTGGTCGGCGACGCCGCGCACGTGTACGCCTCCGGCGGCGGACCGGGGCTGAACCTGGGCCTCCAGGACGCCGTCAACCTCGGCTGGAAACTCGCGGCCGCGCTGCACGAGACCGCCCCGCCCGGCCTGCTCGACACCTACGACACCGAACGCCGTCAGGCCGCCCGCCGCATGGTGCTCAACGCGCAGGCGCAGTCGGCGCTCGACGCGCTCGGCGGCGACACCACCGCCCTGCGCGAACTGTTCGCCGAACTGCTCACCCACGAGCAGGTCGTCGGACACCTCGCCGCCCTCGTCGCGGGCAGCGACGTGCGCTACGACATGGGCCTCACCGACCCCCACTCCGCGGTCGGCCGCTTCGCCCCCGAACTGGAACTGGTCACCGCGACCGAGAAGGTCCGGCTCGCCGAACTCGCCAGGAACGCCCGTCCGCTGCTCCTCGACCTGACCGAGGACCAGTCGCTGGCGGCGTCCCTGGCGGAGGACGGCGACGCCGTCGACCACGTCGGCGCGCGACGCGGCCCGCAAGGCATCACCGGGCTGCTGGTCCGCCCCGACGGCTATGTGGCCTGGGCCATCGGCTCGCCCCGCCCCGACCACGCGGAACTCGCCGACCTGCGTGCGGCCGTCCGGCGCTGGTTCCGGCCCTGA
- a CDS encoding TetR family transcriptional regulator: MAPADEDRTTEQPGLRERKKRRTRAALSQAAIQLCVLRGWADVTIEQIAAEADVSVRTFRNYFSGKAEAIAAGHVERMLRVADDLLARPAGEPLWDALLHAVLGQFVPAGADQAPAAHNDRWREGVRLMLTEPALAGEIVKANAAAQQALAGAVAQRTGTDAERDLHPKLVAAAVAAGTAVAVEHSLRAEETTPLGAVLAQVFAQLSAGLPVP; encoded by the coding sequence ATGGCACCCGCAGACGAGGACCGCACGACCGAACAGCCCGGGCTCCGCGAGCGCAAGAAGCGGCGGACCCGGGCCGCACTGAGCCAGGCGGCGATCCAGCTGTGCGTCCTGCGCGGCTGGGCCGACGTGACGATCGAGCAGATCGCCGCCGAGGCCGACGTCTCCGTCCGTACCTTCCGCAACTACTTCTCGGGCAAGGCCGAGGCGATCGCCGCCGGGCACGTGGAGCGGATGCTGCGCGTCGCCGACGACCTGCTCGCCCGCCCGGCCGGCGAACCGCTGTGGGACGCGCTGCTCCACGCCGTCCTCGGCCAGTTCGTGCCGGCGGGGGCCGACCAGGCGCCCGCGGCGCACAACGACCGCTGGCGCGAGGGGGTGCGGCTGATGCTCACCGAGCCCGCGCTGGCCGGCGAGATCGTCAAGGCGAACGCGGCCGCCCAGCAGGCACTGGCCGGCGCCGTCGCCCAACGCACCGGAACCGACGCCGAACGCGACCTCCACCCGAAGCTGGTCGCGGCCGCGGTCGCGGCCGGCACGGCGGTCGCCGTGGAGCACAGCCTGCGGGCCGAGGAGACCACGCCGCTCGGCGCCGTCCTGGCCCAGGTCTTCGCACAGCTGTCCGCGGGCCTGCCCGTCCCCTGA
- a CDS encoding proline racemase family protein, whose amino-acid sequence MRSVRTISAVDSHTEGMPTRVVTGGVGPVSGDTMAERRRHAVEHLDELRRFLVDEPRGHAAMSGAVLQPPTRPDADWGVLYIEVSGFLPMCGHGTIGVATVLVETGMVPVTEPETVVRLDTPAGLVEARVAVRDGRAERVTLRNVESFALELDATVRVPGVGDVRYDMAYGGNFYAIVELDRLGLPFDRSHKEEILAAGLAVMRAVNERNRPVHPVDPRISGCKHVQFLAPGSTARHSRNAMAIHPGWFDRSPCGTGTSARMAQLHARGRLPLHTEFVNESFIGTRFTGRLVGAAEVGGLPAVVPEFSGRAWITGTANYLLDPSDPFPHGFVL is encoded by the coding sequence ATGCGGTCCGTCCGTACGATCAGTGCCGTCGACTCGCACACCGAGGGCATGCCCACCCGCGTCGTCACCGGCGGCGTGGGACCGGTTTCGGGCGACACCATGGCCGAGCGGCGCCGCCACGCCGTGGAGCACCTGGACGAGCTGCGCCGCTTCCTGGTCGACGAGCCGCGCGGCCACGCCGCGATGAGCGGCGCCGTCCTCCAGCCGCCGACCCGCCCCGACGCCGACTGGGGCGTGCTGTACATCGAGGTCAGCGGCTTCCTGCCGATGTGCGGACACGGCACGATCGGGGTGGCCACCGTCCTGGTGGAGACGGGGATGGTGCCGGTCACGGAACCGGAGACCGTCGTACGCCTGGACACACCCGCCGGGCTGGTCGAGGCCCGGGTCGCGGTCCGCGACGGCCGCGCCGAGCGGGTCACCCTGCGCAATGTGGAGTCGTTCGCGCTCGAACTCGACGCCACGGTGAGGGTGCCGGGCGTCGGGGACGTGCGCTACGACATGGCCTACGGCGGCAACTTCTACGCCATCGTCGAACTCGACCGGCTGGGGCTGCCGTTCGACCGGTCGCACAAGGAGGAGATCCTCGCCGCCGGCCTCGCCGTCATGCGGGCGGTGAACGAGCGGAACCGGCCGGTGCACCCGGTGGACCCGCGCATCTCCGGCTGCAAGCACGTGCAGTTCCTGGCCCCGGGCTCCACCGCCCGGCACTCCCGCAACGCCATGGCCATCCACCCGGGCTGGTTCGACCGCTCGCCGTGCGGCACGGGCACCTCGGCCCGGATGGCCCAGCTGCACGCGCGGGGCCGACTGCCCCTGCACACCGAGTTCGTGAACGAGTCGTTCATCGGCACCCGGTTCACCGGCCGGCTGGTCGGCGCCGCGGAGGTGGGCGGACTGCCCGCGGTCGTACCGGAGTTCTCCGGCCGGGCGTGGATCACCGGCACGGCGAACTACCTGCTCGACCCGAGCGATCCGTTCCCGCACGGATTCGTGCTCTAG
- a CDS encoding dihydrodipicolinate synthase family protein: MSDTQKQRHATLGGVVVATALPYREDASAPAGLAVDYDRYAEHCRWLIAGGCHGVGPNGSLGEYSSLTDEERRRVARTAIEAVGDSGTVIVGVHGAGSHQARQWAEAAAEDGADGVLCLPPTMYRANRGEVLAHFEAVASVGLPVMVYNNPIDTKVDLTPDLLAEISHIDNVVAVKEFSGDVRRVLEIREQAPGLEVVSGADDVVLESLLMGATGWFAGFPNVFPAESVRLYELALAGKVEEARALYEPLIAAFRWDSRTEFVQAVKLGMDEVGRFGGPCRPPRGALSERMREQVRADMARAVDALGKRAG; the protein is encoded by the coding sequence ATGAGCGACACGCAGAAGCAGCGGCACGCGACCCTCGGCGGCGTCGTGGTGGCCACCGCGCTGCCCTACCGGGAGGACGCCTCCGCCCCGGCCGGCCTGGCCGTCGACTACGACCGCTATGCCGAGCACTGCCGCTGGCTGATCGCGGGCGGCTGCCACGGCGTCGGCCCGAACGGCTCCCTGGGCGAGTACTCCTCGCTGACCGACGAGGAGCGCCGCAGGGTGGCCCGTACGGCGATCGAGGCGGTGGGCGACTCGGGGACCGTGATCGTCGGGGTGCACGGCGCCGGCTCACACCAGGCCCGGCAGTGGGCCGAGGCGGCGGCCGAGGACGGCGCCGACGGCGTGCTGTGCCTGCCGCCGACCATGTACCGCGCCAACCGCGGCGAGGTCCTCGCCCACTTCGAGGCCGTCGCCTCCGTCGGCCTGCCGGTGATGGTCTACAACAACCCCATCGACACCAAGGTCGACCTGACGCCGGACCTGCTCGCCGAGATCTCCCACATCGACAACGTCGTCGCCGTGAAGGAGTTCTCCGGTGACGTCCGGCGGGTCCTGGAGATCCGCGAGCAGGCGCCCGGCCTGGAGGTGGTCAGCGGCGCCGACGACGTCGTGCTGGAGAGTCTGCTGATGGGCGCCACCGGCTGGTTCGCAGGCTTCCCGAACGTCTTCCCCGCGGAGTCGGTCCGCCTGTACGAGCTGGCGCTGGCCGGCAAGGTGGAGGAGGCCCGCGCCCTCTACGAGCCGCTGATCGCGGCCTTCCGCTGGGACTCGCGCACCGAGTTCGTCCAGGCCGTCAAGCTCGGCATGGACGAGGTCGGCCGGTTCGGCGGCCCCTGCCGCCCGCCGCGCGGCGCGCTGAGCGAGCGGATGCGCGAGCAGGTGAGGGCCGACATGGCCCGCGCCGTCGACGCCCTCGGCAAGCGGGCCGGCTGA